In Elusimicrobiota bacterium, one genomic interval encodes:
- a CDS encoding phosphoadenosine phosphosulfate reductase family protein: protein MNILSLINSTAKSVEKTLKKFSKPAVACSFGLDSMFALYFCRKVIPNIPVIFVDSRCEYPDTYRFLKKIVPLWNLNLIKIPGKHTFQWIVKRHGFPIYSRGNPYKYSRKYLPAHYCCLYLKKRPLQQFIRREKYDVIVDGMRADESLLRRWTIKKYGLLHFHKGNNSYRFHPIAFWTREQEERASHILKIPVNPLYEKKINGAVTRSGCWCCTMNWERGKRNQFLLKYYPKLWRILMVNYGFARFLLTQKLKVIPSDENIKNYLDTRPCGFDKL from the coding sequence ATGAACATTCTATCGCTTATAAATAGCACCGCTAAATCTGTAGAGAAAACACTTAAAAAATTCAGCAAACCCGCTGTCGCCTGTTCATTCGGGCTTGACAGTATGTTCGCCTTATATTTTTGCCGTAAAGTTATACCTAATATCCCCGTCATCTTCGTTGATAGCCGTTGTGAATATCCTGATACTTACAGGTTTCTAAAAAAAATCGTTCCGCTTTGGAATCTAAACTTAATAAAAATACCGGGAAAGCATACTTTTCAATGGATAGTTAAAAGGCACGGATTCCCGATTTATTCGCGGGGTAATCCGTATAAGTATAGCCGCAAGTATTTACCAGCCCACTACTGCTGTCTCTATCTTAAAAAGAGACCGCTACAACAATTTATTCGCAGAGAGAAATACGATGTTATAGTAGATGGAATGAGGGCTGATGAAAGTTTATTGAGACGATGGACAATAAAAAAATACGGGTTGCTTCATTTTCATAAAGGCAATAATTCTTACAGATTTCACCCGATTGCATTCTGGACAAGAGAGCAAGAGGAACGTGCTTCGCACATTCTAAAAATTCCGGTAAATCCACTTTACGAAAAGAAAATCAACGGGGCAGTTACTCGGTCAGGATGTTGGTGTTGCACAATGAACTGGGAAAGGGGCAAAAGAAATCAATTTTTGTTAAAGTATTATCCTAAACTGTGGCGAATTTTAATGGTCAACTATGGCTTCGCCAGGTTTTTGCTTACGCAAAAACTAAAGGTAATTCCTTCCGATGAAAATATAAAAAACTATCTTGATACCCGTCCCTGCGGTTTTGATAAACTATAA
- a CDS encoding YopX family protein translates to MIFQRDFILIEYTGKKDKNGKEIYAGDIAKFIMNSKEHIDFIEFNSKFGGFMFSKAQFLIGCVVDCEIIGNILKTQNC, encoded by the coding sequence TTGATATTTCAGAGAGATTTTATACTTATAGAATATACAGGAAAAAAAGATAAAAATGGAAAAGAGATTTATGCAGGTGATATCGCGAAGTTTATTATGAACAGCAAAGAACATATTGACTTCATAGAATTTAACTCAAAATTTGGTGGGTTTATGTTTTCAAAAGCACAATTTCTTATAGGTTGTGTTGTTGATTGTGAAATTATTGGTAACATTTTGAAAACCCAGAATTGTTAG
- a CDS encoding radical SAM protein, translating into MISRERKSPFVKLFNKTPAGVVCPHFYELVLLTGCPFSCSYCYLSGAFHRQTEPTLYTNHWSQIVVELEKSPPSVYNTGELADSLAIIPPLLEPAIDWFSQQRDKFLLLVTKSTNTQILKDRHPSPQIIVSFSVNSVASADVFESDAPLPTERLETARELKSLGWRIRIRLDPIILPFFDANKSYADYYYICHEIAVLKPERITIGSLRPYSNTYRRMPDRLKKGLVFSDDHRWRYPLKDRVSVYQQVADWLGEVPALCKETQECYTQLGWIHNGCNCTI; encoded by the coding sequence ATGATTAGCCGAGAACGAAAAAGCCCATTTGTAAAATTGTTTAACAAAACACCTGCCGGAGTTGTATGCCCGCATTTTTACGAATTGGTTTTATTAACGGGCTGTCCGTTTTCGTGCTCTTACTGTTATCTCTCTGGAGCCTTTCACAGGCAGACCGAACCGACACTTTATACTAACCACTGGTCGCAGATTGTGGTGGAGTTAGAAAAATCTCCGCCGAGTGTGTATAACACAGGCGAACTTGCTGATTCACTGGCAATAATCCCGCCGTTGCTTGAACCAGCAATTGATTGGTTCTCACAGCAAAGAGATAAATTTCTCTTGTTAGTTACCAAATCAACGAACACACAAATACTGAAAGACAGGCATCCGAGCCCACAAATAATTGTGAGTTTTTCTGTCAACTCTGTTGCTTCTGCTGATGTTTTTGAGAGCGATGCACCGCTTCCAACAGAGCGACTGGAAACCGCCCGTGAATTAAAATCACTCGGATGGCGTATCCGTATTCGGCTTGACCCAATCATTTTGCCATTCTTTGACGCCAATAAATCCTACGCCGATTATTATTATATCTGCCACGAAATCGCCGTCTTGAAACCTGAACGAATTACCATCGGTTCGCTCCGTCCTTACAGCAACACCTATCGTAGAATGCCTGATAGATTGAAAAAAGGACTTGTTTTTTCAGACGACCACAGATGGCGGTATCCACTGAAAGACAGAGTCTCTGTTTATCAACAAGTTGCTGACTGGCTCGGCGAAGTTCCCGCTCTCTGTAAAGAAACCCAAGAGTGTTATACCCAACTCGGCTGGATTCACAACGGATGTAACTGCACGATATAA
- a CDS encoding DNA-directed RNA polymerase subunit alpha C-terminal domain-containing protein, with protein sequence MKSVSIDFVVGCLNLLKEKYNIKDNDIQALVDVLSKIGEIEDVLKKSRPSKTLSLSARLQELYLSIRVHIALNGAGIKTVGQLIKKDPGELLAYKNFGKKSLDEVKLKLGQFGLKLKDDDEPITTS encoded by the coding sequence ATGAAATCAGTATCTATTGATTTTGTTGTCGGTTGTCTTAACCTGTTGAAAGAAAAGTATAACATAAAAGACAATGATATTCAAGCACTCGTGGATGTTCTCTCAAAAATAGGTGAGATAGAGGATGTTCTTAAAAAGAGTAGACCATCAAAAACTTTAAGTTTATCAGCGAGATTGCAAGAATTATATTTGTCTATAAGAGTCCATATTGCACTGAACGGTGCCGGGATAAAAACCGTCGGGCAACTTATTAAAAAAGACCCGGGAGAACTACTTGCTTACAAAAACTTTGGGAAAAAGAGTTTGGATGAAGTAAAATTAAAACTGGGTCAATTTGGATTAAAACTTAAAGACGACGATGAACCAATTACCACCAGTTAA
- a CDS encoding WGR domain-containing protein, with product MISRFFECVEPSENKNKFYNVHLKRTDTGIFYVFCGYGRKDKTFITQDKFFGTDLNSALTYFNKIAKTRLAHGYKEIHFIPVADIPYNQETDEHYKERCREIEAGLNNPLLTGGLKLTQNDVDAIRRAGL from the coding sequence ATGATAAGCAGATTTTTTGAGTGCGTAGAGCCATCGGAAAACAAAAATAAGTTTTACAATGTCCATCTGAAAAGAACTGATACAGGAATTTTTTATGTGTTTTGTGGGTATGGTAGAAAGGATAAAACCTTTATCACGCAGGATAAGTTTTTTGGCACGGATTTAAATTCGGCATTGACTTATTTTAATAAAATCGCAAAAACCCGACTGGCTCACGGATATAAAGAAATCCATTTTATACCTGTTGCCGACATACCATATAATCAGGAAACCGACGAACACTATAAAGAACGGTGCCGAGAGATAGAGGCGGGACTTAATAACCCGCTTTTAACAGGCGGGCTGAAATTAACTCAAAACGATGTTGACGCTATTCGGAGGGCGGGACTATGA